GTGCGGTAGCTTGTTCTGCCCATTTGGTCTATTAGTTCAATCTCCAGCAGGCGGGTGCTACTACTAGCCAGCTCCACCCAAAGCTCGCGCGTGGCGGGGATGGGATACACACGGTGTACGCTCAGGTCTGATCCGAAGAACTCGCATTTTCGGTTGTTTTCGGTCACCAGGTCTGTAGCACCATTTATTCGGGCTACCTCGGCGCATATAAACTCGTAGGGGTTTGTAGGGCTAAAAAACCAGAGCTGGCTCAGGCTGGTATCCAGGCTGGCACCGGGTACCAAGCGCACACTGAAATCCTGGAAGGCAGGCAGGTTATCCGCCGGAAAGCTGCCAAGCCGGAAATTTTCGATAACCTGATTGCCGGTGTTCGTGAGCTGCAGGCGCGTGCGCACTACGGTACCTTCTACCGTAGCCTGCATGCCCACTATGCTCAGGTCTGCAATCGGGTCGGGGGCTGGTATGACGACCAGGCTCTGCCGGGTGGTGTCGGCGCATCCGTTCGGGTTGAGGGCTATTAGCTGGATCGTGTAGGTTCCGGGGTCCTGAAAGGCGTAGCTAAATGTAGCCGCAGTGCGCTGTTCGCCCAGGGGCTGTATCTCCCAGCTCAGGCCGGCTCCCTGCGTGCTCTGGCTGGTAAAGGTCAGGGTAGAGTCTGTATAGTACTGCCCGTTTAGATTTGCCCCTGTTACGCTAAAAAGCGCCTGCGGGACTGCCTGCACCGACACTACCTGGCTGCTGCTCAGGCTGCACCCGTTTTCATCCACCGCTGTTACAGAGATGGTGCGGACACCCGTAGTAGCGAAAATAAAGCTGGGTGCAGCTAGGGTGGAGAAGAGGGTGCCCGAGCCTGTCTCCACGGTCCAGTTGTAAGTCTGGAAGGTTTGGGTGGTGCTTAGCTGAACGGGCTGGCTCTGGCATGCCAGGGCCGGGGCCTGAATGCTCAGTGTTTTGGGTGTGGAGATGGTAATTGCCCGGCTGGTGGCAGCCTGGCAGCCCGTGCTGCTGGTAATGGTGAGCGAAACCGTATAGGTGCCCGCCGTAGCATAGTTGTGTGTGGGATTTCGCAGGTTGCTCGTATTCGCACTCCCTGAGGCGAGATCGCCAAAGTTCCAGGCCCAGCTCACGATGCTCTGGTTTCCCCCCAGGGTGCTGGTATCTGTAAAACTCGTGTTCAGGTTTACGCAGGGCTGTGCCACGGTAAAGTTGGCAGTGGGTATTTGGCCGACGGTTACATTCTTGGTTACCGTGTCTCGGCAGCCATTGTCGTAGGTCAGGATCAGGCTCACCTCATAGGTACCCTCGAAGCCGAAGGTATAGCTGGCAGGGTTGCCAAGTATTTCCGTGCCATCTACTGCCCACTTCAAGCCACTCAACGCGGCTCCGCCCGGGGCCGTGTAGGTGGCTGTCAGGCTGGTGGGCTGGCCCACACAGCTCTGCCCCACGGCAAAGTCCGCACCCGGATACACAAGGGTCTTTGTAATACTGTCCCGGCACCCGTTGTCCGTCGTTACGCGCAGTTTTATGTCATAAGAGCCCGGCAACAGATACTTATACTTGAAGGCACCCTGCACGTTGAGCGGGGGGTTTACAAGTGTTTGCCCGTTGCCCATTACCCACTCTCGTGTTACAATCGTCCCCTCGCTCAGCGTAGATGTCCCGGTGAAGGAAATGCTATCCCCGGGGCAGGGGTTTGTGTGGGTGAAGGAGGCAACAGGCTTTGGACGAACAGCAAGTGTTTGCGTATAGTTGTCGCTACAGCCCCTGTTGGTCGCTACATCCAGTGTTACCGTATAGTTTCCCGCACCGGGGTATGTGTAAGTAGGGTTTTGTATGCTACTGGTAGCCCCGTTGCCAAAGTTCCAGGCATAGCTGAGGGGCGCATCCAGCGGATCTGTGGTTATCGTACTGGTAAAGGCATTGGTTTCTCCCAGGCAGCTAGGGGTGGTGGAGAAGGAGGCGGTGGGTGCCTGCAGGGCCGTTACGGATATAACTGTATCCCTGCATCGGAATCCGTCGTTGCAAGCCTGATACTGGATAAGCCGAGGCCCGGTTCCGG
This portion of the Bacteroidota bacterium genome encodes:
- a CDS encoding PKD domain-containing protein produces the protein MTAPQFNTLVEEGNKYYLIATRGANDLYKVSLGVDLANTSDDAVQTISTSVVTPQRFAISSAININNGLRLYTASEGSVNNHLVRISFSANCGSSSQANQAAPSQVSLTGTGPRLIQYQACNDGFRCRDTVISVTALQAPTASFSTTPSCLGETNAFTSTITTDPLDAPLSYAWNFGNGATSSIQNPTYTYPGAGNYTVTLDVATNRGCSDNYTQTLAVRPKPVASFTHTNPCPGDSISFTGTSTLSEGTIVTREWVMGNGQTLVNPPLNVQGAFKYKYLLPGSYDIKLRVTTDNGCRDSITKTLVYPGADFAVGQSCVGQPTSLTATYTAPGGAALSGLKWAVDGTEILGNPASYTFGFEGTYEVSLILTYDNGCRDTVTKNVTVGQIPTANFTVAQPCVNLNTSFTDTSTLGGNQSIVSWAWNFGDLASGSANTSNLRNPTHNYATAGTYTVSLTITSSTGCQAATSRAITISTPKTLSIQAPALACQSQPVQLSTTQTFQTYNWTVETGSGTLFSTLAAPSFIFATTGVRTISVTAVDENGCSLSSSQVVSVQAVPQALFSVTGANLNGQYYTDSTLTFTSQSTQGAGLSWEIQPLGEQRTAATFSYAFQDPGTYTIQLIALNPNGCADTTRQSLVVIPAPDPIADLSIVGMQATVEGTVVRTRLQLTNTGNQVIENFRLGSFPADNLPAFQDFSVRLVPGASLDTSLSQLWFFSPTNPYEFICAEVARINGATDLVTENNRKCEFFGSDLSVHRVYPIPATRELWVELASSSTRLLEIELIDQMGRTSYRTSSRPLGAGFQRIRIPLSGIQDGLYTLRVQQGKADYKQRILVAN